The following is a genomic window from Corynebacterium incognita.
TCGCACGCCGAGCTTGTTGGCCATACCGGCCAGCGCGTTGGTTTCCAGCACGTAGAACGGCAAGCCCAACGAACGCGCCGCCAGGTAGGCCGGTGCGGACACGTAACCACCGGTGCCGAAAACCGCATCCGCACCCACGTCTTTCAAGATCTCGCGGGTCTCGCGGACGGAGCTCAGCACCTTCCACGGCACGGCGAACAGTGCCGGGGAGGGCTTGCGCGGGATCGGAACCGGGGTAATCATCCGCAGGTCTACGCCGCGGGCCGGAATGATGTCGGATTCCAGTCCCTTCGTGGTACCGAGGGCGGTGATGCGCGCCCCGTGCTGGGAGGCAAGGACTTCGCCGACGGCGAGGGCAGGCTCAATGTGGCCAGCGGTGCCACCACCTGCGATGACGACGCTGGGGGAAGATGTAGTCATGGCCTTTACGCTACCAGCGCTGTCCCCGGTCATCGCGGAACTGCGCGCGGGAGCGTCGAGAAGTTACCGGGCGCCCGTACTCTTCCCGGCCGCCGCGAGCAGAACGGCTCCCACGTGCCCCACGGGCGGTGCGCTGCCCGCGCGTGTCCCTGTCGCCGGATCCAGGGCCCCGGCGACGCTGTGGTGCATGCCTGTCGACGTCGGCGGGCCGGTCACCCCGCACCTCACCGCGGCGACCGCGGGCCCGGGAGCCAGCCGACTGCGCTGGGCGCGGCTCCGGGATAAAGAAAAGGCGGTCAAACAGTGGGCGGCCGTAGTTTTGCATGGCCGAGATGTTCTCCGGTTCGTGGCGCGCCACCGAGGCGAGTAGCCCCATTGAGGTAATCGTAATGATCGCCGAGGTACCGCCCGCGGAGATCATCGGTAGCTGAATACCGGTCACGGGCAGCAGGCCCACCACGTAGCCGATGTTGAAGAAAGCCTGCGACACGACGCCCGCGGTGAGCGTTGCAGCCAGGAGCGCCTGGAATTGGGTTTGGGCGCGCGAGGCCGTGCGAATACCAATCCATCCCAGCCCGCCGAACAAGATGACCACGAGTGCCGCGCCCCACAGGCCCAGCTCCTCGCCGACGATGGCGTAGATAAAGTCGTTCTTGGCCTCCGGGAGATAGAACCATTTGGCGCGGGACTGGCCGAGGCCCACGCCGGACACGCCGCCGTCGGCAAGCGACAAAAAGCCCTGGTAGGCCTGGAAGCCGGTGCCCTGAGTGTCCTCGATATTGCCGCGCAGGGCATCGAAGTAGGTGTGGAAACGATGCGAGCGGAAGCCGCCGCCCAGCAACAGGCCCACCAGTCCCAGCGCGCCGAGGAAGAAGATGAGTGCCAGCGCCCGCCAGTCGAAGCCAGCGAAGAACATGGTGAGCACCACGACGACCGCGAAGGAGGCCGCCATGCCAACGTCGCCCTCCAAAATGATGAGCAGGAACATCGCGCTGGCGATATAGCCGTAAATGGCGAATGGATCCTTGAAGGACAACCGCGCCTGCTTGCGGTCAGCAAGTACCGCCGCACCGTAAATACCCACGGTCACGCGGGCAATCTCCGACGGCTGTAGGGACAGCGGACCGAGAACAATCCACGACTGTGAGCCCACTTCCTCACGGCCGGTGCCAATGCCCGGAATGAGCACGAGCACGAGCAAAAGGATGGAAATACCCAGCAACCAAGGCACTGCTTTGCGGATAAACGACGGCCGCAGGCGCAGCATCATCACGAAACCGATGAAGCCCGCAAACACCATGATGGATTGCCGCAGGGCCTGCGCCCATAGGCTGGTGTTTTCTGCCAGTGACCAGGTCATAGAGGCGGAATACACCATAGCCAGGCCGATACCCACCAGCAGGAAGATGATGATGCGGAGCATCAAATAGTCAAAACCCGGGCGTTGGCGGACGTAGTCCCAGGTGCTGGCGACATTACTGAGGAACCCGCGTCGGGGCGCCGCTTGTGACTGCGGCGTACCGCCTTGCGGGGAGCGGTTCGTTGTTGGTGCGCTCAATGCGTTCTCCCTGCCTCGCCTGGGTTTTTATGCCAATGCGCGTGCGGACGCAGCAAAAAGATCGCCACGCTGCGCCATGCCCGTGTACATATCCAACGATGCACCAGCCGGTGCCAAAAGCACGGTATCCCCGGCTTCGGCGTGTTGCGCTGCGTGCTTGACGACGTCGTCCATGGTCCCGGCGGGCTCCGTGCCCTCCACCACCACGACCGGCACGTCCGCCGCGGCCGCGGCGACGGCAGCGGCGACGAGTTCGCGGTCTAGTCCAAAGGCAACGACGGCCTTGAGTTGGTGGGCATGCGCCCGCAGTTCCGGGACCACGTCTGCGCCCTTGAGCTGGCCACCGGCGATGAGCACGACGTTGTCGAGCCCGCCGAGAGCAGCGCCCATCGCGTGCGGGTTGGTGGCCTTGGAGTTGTCGATGTAGGCCACGCCATTGATATTCGCCACGACCTCGCCACGGTGGCCCGCGACCTTGTACGCGGCCAGGCCTAAGGCGATCTCCTCCGGCGTGGCGCCTGCCTGGCGGGCGATAGCCGCGGCCGCCGCGGCGTCCAAAGTCCCCGCGCGCCCCGGCGGCTCAATACCTGCGACGCTGCACAGCTGAAGGTCTTGACCAGTGGAACGATCCACCAGCGTGGCATCGACGACCCCGACGTTGCCTGCCTCCGGGGCGGTGTCACTAAAGCGCACCACGCGCGGGGCCAAGGTGCCTGCTTGCTGCAGGCGCTCGCATTCCGCGACGACGGCGGCGTCCTCGCCCACCACCGCCACGGCTCCGGTCAAGGCCTTGGCCTTTGACGCGGCGTAGTGGCCAAAGCTGCCGTGCCAGTCTAGGTGGTCATCGGCCAAGTTGAGCAGCGCGCCCACGTCCGGGGTCAGCGTGGAGGACCAGTGCAGCTGGAAGCTGGAGAGCTCCGCAGCGAGTACGCTGATGCGCTCGGGAGATTCCAGGGCGTCGAACAGCGAGACCCCGATGTTGCCCACCGCAGCGGCCGTGTCACCGGTGCGCACCGCAGCCTGCTCCATCATGGACGCCAACATGCCCGTGGTCGTGGTCTTGCCGTTGGTGCCGGTGACCACGAGCCAAGTGCGCTGCGGGCCAAAGACCTCCGCGCGGTCGAGCCGAAAGGCCAGCTCGACGTCACCGATGACCTCGATGCCCGCGCCCTGTGCGGCCACGAGCAGTGGCGAGTCTGGGCGCCAGCCCGGCGAGGTCACTACCAGGGAGTAGTCTGCTACCCCACCGGCGATAAGTACCTCCGGATCCGCAGTGGATACTCCCAGTTCCGCCGCGACGGTCTCGCGGGCCTCGGCGCTGCCGTCGGCCACGGTGACCCGAGCCCCAAGCGAAGAAATAAAACGCGCGCAGGCCTTACCGCTTACGCCGGCACCAGCGACCAAGATGTGTCCTGAGAGCACCTGCGTTGCGGTGGCCTTATCCGCCGCAGCGACTCCAGCGTTGGGTTCCATGCAG
Proteins encoded in this region:
- a CDS encoding FtsW/RodA/SpoVE family cell cycle protein, which produces MSAPTTNRSPQGGTPQSQAAPRRGFLSNVASTWDYVRQRPGFDYLMLRIIIFLLVGIGLAMVYSASMTWSLAENTSLWAQALRQSIMVFAGFIGFVMMLRLRPSFIRKAVPWLLGISILLLVLVLIPGIGTGREEVGSQSWIVLGPLSLQPSEIARVTVGIYGAAVLADRKQARLSFKDPFAIYGYIASAMFLLIILEGDVGMAASFAVVVVLTMFFAGFDWRALALIFFLGALGLVGLLLGGGFRSHRFHTYFDALRGNIEDTQGTGFQAYQGFLSLADGGVSGVGLGQSRAKWFYLPEAKNDFIYAIVGEELGLWGAALVVILFGGLGWIGIRTASRAQTQFQALLAATLTAGVVSQAFFNIGYVVGLLPVTGIQLPMISAGGTSAIITITSMGLLASVARHEPENISAMQNYGRPLFDRLFFIPEPRPAQSAGSRARGRRGEVRGDRPADVDRHAPQRRRGPGSGDRDTRGQRTARGARGSRSARGGREEYGRPVTSRRSRAQFRDDRGQRW
- the murD gene encoding UDP-N-acetylmuramoyl-L-alanine--D-glutamate ligase — protein: MEPNAGVAAADKATATQVLSGHILVAGAGVSGKACARFISSLGARVTVADGSAEARETVAAELGVSTADPEVLIAGGVADYSLVVTSPGWRPDSPLLVAAQGAGIEVIGDVELAFRLDRAEVFGPQRTWLVVTGTNGKTTTTGMLASMMEQAAVRTGDTAAAVGNIGVSLFDALESPERISVLAAELSSFQLHWSSTLTPDVGALLNLADDHLDWHGSFGHYAASKAKALTGAVAVVGEDAAVVAECERLQQAGTLAPRVVRFSDTAPEAGNVGVVDATLVDRSTGQDLQLCSVAGIEPPGRAGTLDAAAAAAIARQAGATPEEIALGLAAYKVAGHRGEVVANINGVAYIDNSKATNPHAMGAALGGLDNVVLIAGGQLKGADVVPELRAHAHQLKAVVAFGLDRELVAAAVAAAAADVPVVVVEGTEPAGTMDDVVKHAAQHAEAGDTVLLAPAGASLDMYTGMAQRGDLFAASARALA